The following proteins are co-located in the Anaerolineae bacterium genome:
- a CDS encoding PAS domain S-box protein, which yields MYWPAHSLVGTIAASGLLALVLGLSCLYIYRRDRKVYLGFWALSVLVFSARHLLVGVAVAHPRAATLALFGDALANICGTLLFCWASYSFLRRSPPRAWLYISLLYLAAAVVLYVVYPSPVAVLVPAVFAAGMALRTAFLYLRAPDLDVATRRAPAIGLIGFAAQILVGPFWGHSVRAAAGGLFLSALLYTCVGLGILVAYYEKVKEALKESESRFRGLFEASLEGVLIVTEEGTVIEANPASAWTFGLPSQELVGRRVWELVDVPADCWPHCIPWDALLRLETTSARGDEGTFEAEVVARRQLYRGRPVVVVAVRDVTERKRAEESVRQSERRLRDMLESVHLISAMLDGRGRITFCNDFLLQLSGWNREAVIGQDWFEVFVPPENREKLRRRFASNLTSGRANSHDTNELLLRDGSRRMISWNITVLNDDEGRPIGTASIGEDITERMRAQATLAAERERLAVTLRSIADGVIATDAQGRVTLLSKVAEDLTGWTEKEARGQPITKVFDILDPEDRQPMPHPVSRVLAEGKRTDFSNHTTLLTRTGTELLVEHSAAPIQDAEGATVGAVLVFRDVTEKHRLERELQRASKLEAIGLLAGGIAHDFNNLLTAIGGNLALAGMSLEADEEAKESLAEAEKATYRARDLTQQLLTFAKGGAPIKETASLVELLRESTGFALRGSPVRCHFDIPEDLWPVEIDRGQISQVVNNLVINAVEAMPGGGFIKVSAENVHLDGEDLPLAPGDYVKVVVQDHGVGIAPDRLDQVFDPYFSTKESGSGLGLATSYSIVRRHNGHIAVESEVGRGSTFQVFLPALPYAERAQKPAPPPPPDQRPKGRVLVMDDEESVRRVVKKTLERLGYEAEVVPEGEAAIRAYLEARGRGKGFDAVIMDLTVPGGMGGKEAARALHSADPQVRIIASSGYSNDPVMSESAAYGFSGVIAKPYRVGDLDGVLRRVLGSAPAHAA from the coding sequence ATGTACTGGCCCGCGCATTCTCTGGTCGGAACCATCGCGGCCTCTGGCCTGCTAGCCCTCGTTCTCGGGCTCTCTTGCCTGTACATATACCGGCGGGATCGCAAGGTATACCTGGGGTTCTGGGCTCTCAGCGTCCTGGTCTTCAGCGCTCGACACCTGCTGGTAGGCGTGGCGGTGGCCCATCCACGGGCTGCTACCCTGGCTCTGTTCGGGGATGCGCTGGCCAACATATGCGGAACGCTCCTGTTCTGCTGGGCCAGCTACAGCTTCCTGCGTCGTTCTCCGCCCCGAGCTTGGCTATACATCTCGCTCCTGTACCTGGCCGCTGCCGTGGTGCTCTATGTCGTGTACCCTTCGCCGGTGGCGGTCCTGGTGCCCGCCGTGTTTGCCGCCGGTATGGCTCTGCGCACGGCCTTCCTCTACTTACGCGCCCCCGACCTCGACGTTGCCACTCGGCGAGCTCCCGCCATCGGCCTAATCGGCTTCGCGGCCCAGATACTGGTGGGGCCGTTCTGGGGCCATTCGGTGCGGGCCGCCGCCGGAGGCTTGTTCCTCTCCGCCCTGCTGTACACGTGCGTCGGCCTGGGCATACTGGTGGCCTACTATGAGAAAGTGAAGGAGGCCCTCAAGGAGAGTGAGAGCCGATTCCGCGGGCTCTTCGAGGCCTCTCTGGAGGGCGTTCTCATCGTGACCGAGGAGGGCACCGTCATCGAGGCCAACCCGGCCTCCGCCTGGACGTTCGGATTGCCCTCTCAGGAACTGGTGGGCAGGCGGGTGTGGGAGCTGGTGGACGTCCCTGCCGACTGCTGGCCGCACTGCATCCCCTGGGACGCTCTGTTGCGGCTGGAGACGACCTCGGCCCGGGGGGATGAGGGCACCTTCGAGGCCGAGGTGGTGGCCCGCAGGCAGCTATACCGCGGGCGCCCGGTCGTGGTAGTGGCAGTGCGTGACGTCACCGAGCGTAAGAGAGCGGAGGAGTCGGTGCGGCAGTCCGAGCGTCGTCTGCGGGACATGCTGGAGAGCGTGCACCTCATCTCCGCCATGCTAGACGGACGCGGGCGCATCACCTTCTGCAATGACTTCCTGCTCCAGCTGTCCGGGTGGAACCGGGAGGCTGTCATCGGGCAAGACTGGTTCGAGGTGTTCGTGCCTCCAGAGAACCGCGAGAAGCTCCGACGCCGATTCGCCAGCAACCTGACCTCGGGCCGGGCCAACAGCCACGACACCAATGAGCTGCTTCTGCGGGATGGCTCTCGGCGCATGATCTCCTGGAACATCACTGTGCTCAACGACGACGAGGGGCGGCCGATAGGCACGGCCAGCATTGGGGAAGACATAACCGAACGGATGCGGGCCCAGGCCACTCTGGCCGCCGAGCGCGAGCGCCTGGCGGTGACGCTTCGCTCCATCGCCGATGGCGTGATTGCCACCGACGCTCAGGGCCGGGTCACTCTCCTGAGCAAAGTGGCGGAGGACCTGACGGGCTGGACGGAGAAGGAGGCCCGAGGCCAGCCGATCACGAAGGTGTTCGATATCCTGGATCCGGAGGACCGCCAGCCGATGCCGCATCCGGTCAGCCGGGTGCTAGCTGAAGGCAAGAGGACGGACTTCAGCAACCACACCACTTTATTGACCCGCACCGGGACGGAGCTTCTGGTGGAGCACAGTGCCGCTCCCATCCAGGACGCCGAAGGCGCCACTGTGGGGGCAGTCCTGGTCTTCAGGGACGTGACCGAGAAGCACCGGCTGGAGAGGGAGCTACAGCGGGCCAGCAAGCTGGAGGCAATAGGGCTGTTGGCCGGCGGGATCGCCCACGACTTCAACAATCTGCTGACGGCTATCGGCGGCAACCTGGCCCTGGCGGGCATGTCCCTGGAGGCGGACGAGGAGGCGAAGGAGAGCCTGGCCGAGGCGGAGAAGGCCACCTACCGTGCCCGCGACCTTACGCAGCAGTTGCTTACCTTTGCCAAGGGCGGGGCGCCTATCAAAGAGACCGCCTCCCTGGTGGAGTTGCTGCGGGAATCTACCGGGTTCGCCTTGCGTGGTTCCCCGGTGCGCTGCCACTTCGACATCCCCGAGGACCTGTGGCCCGTCGAGATTGACCGAGGCCAGATAAGCCAGGTGGTGAACAACCTGGTCATCAACGCCGTGGAGGCCATGCCTGGGGGTGGGTTCATCAAGGTGTCGGCGGAGAACGTACACCTGGACGGGGAGGACCTGCCCCTGGCTCCGGGCGACTACGTGAAGGTGGTGGTACAGGACCACGGTGTGGGCATCGCTCCCGACAGGTTGGATCAGGTGTTCGACCCGTACTTCTCCACCAAGGAGAGCGGGAGCGGGCTGGGGCTGGCCACGTCGTACTCCATCGTCCGGCGGCACAATGGGCACATCGCCGTGGAGTCCGAGGTCGGGCGTGGCAGCACCTTCCAGGTGTTCCTGCCTGCCCTGCCGTACGCAGAACGAGCTCAGAAGCCGGCTCCGCCTCCTCCTCCGGATCAGCGGCCGAAGGGCCGGGTTTTGGTGATGGATGACGAGGAGAGCGTGCGGAGGGTAGTGAAGAAGACGCTGGAGCGGCTGGGCTACGAGGCCGAGGTGGTGCCCGAGGGCGAAGCGGCTATCCGAGCCTACCTCGAGGCGCGCGGCCGCGGGAAAGGCTTCGACGCCGTCATCATGGACCTTACGGTGCCTGGAGGCATGGGCGGAAAGGAGGCAGCCCGAGCGCTACACAGCGCCGATCCACAGGTGCGCATCATCGCTTCCAGTGGCTACTCCAACGATCCGGTGATGTCGGAGAGCGCCGCCTACGGGTTCAGCGGCGTCATCGCCAAGCCCTATCGGGTGGGCGACCTGGACGGGGTGCTGCGGCGAGTCCTGGGGAGCGCCCCCGCCCACGCAGCGTAG
- a CDS encoding ketoacyl-ACP synthase III — protein MPVTAHIVGWGSYLPEKVLTNAELESTLDTSDEWIAARTGIRERRVAAPGESTGTMAIEAARRALQVAAVEPSRVDLIIVATISPEYVFPATACLVQDAIGARNAAAFDISAGCTGFVYALAQAEQAIRAGNARLALVIGAEALSRFVDWEDRATCVLFGDGAGAVVLQAAENPGGILGTYLGSDGSGAELLYVPAGGARLPACENTVADRLHYLRMEGREVYRFAVKALERSTREVLRRVGLEVGDISLLIPHQANGRITDMAARALGLERHQVVETVEWCGNTSAASIPIALCRAIEDGRVHEGDLLVLVGFGAGLTWGAAAVRWSRIPTAPPGRGRIYYYRALYRLAEIRSLWRRLWRRLRSLALSWMNGYYRGGGGV, from the coding sequence ATGCCAGTGACCGCCCATATCGTGGGCTGGGGCTCCTACCTGCCGGAAAAGGTCCTGACCAATGCGGAGCTCGAGTCCACCCTGGACACCAGCGACGAGTGGATAGCCGCGCGCACGGGCATCCGGGAGCGGCGTGTTGCTGCTCCCGGTGAGAGCACGGGCACCATGGCCATCGAGGCGGCCCGACGGGCGTTACAGGTGGCGGCCGTCGAGCCCAGCCGGGTGGATCTCATCATTGTCGCCACCATATCGCCCGAGTACGTCTTCCCCGCCACGGCCTGCCTGGTGCAAGACGCCATCGGGGCCCGGAACGCCGCCGCCTTCGACATTAGCGCCGGGTGCACGGGCTTCGTCTACGCTCTGGCCCAGGCGGAGCAGGCCATCCGGGCCGGAAACGCCCGCCTGGCCCTGGTCATCGGCGCCGAAGCTCTTTCCCGCTTCGTGGACTGGGAGGATAGGGCCACCTGTGTGCTTTTCGGAGACGGTGCTGGGGCGGTGGTCCTTCAGGCTGCCGAGAACCCAGGCGGCATCCTGGGTACCTACTTGGGCTCAGACGGTTCGGGGGCCGAGCTCCTCTACGTGCCCGCCGGTGGGGCCCGCCTGCCCGCCTGCGAGAATACGGTGGCGGATCGGCTGCACTACCTACGCATGGAAGGTCGGGAGGTCTACCGTTTCGCCGTGAAGGCGCTGGAGAGGTCCACCCGGGAAGTGCTGCGACGGGTGGGCCTGGAGGTGGGGGACATCTCGCTGCTCATTCCCCACCAGGCCAACGGGCGCATCACCGACATGGCGGCACGCGCCCTGGGGCTTGAGCGCCACCAGGTGGTGGAGACGGTGGAGTGGTGCGGCAATACGTCCGCCGCCTCCATCCCGATCGCCCTGTGCCGCGCCATCGAGGACGGTCGCGTGCACGAAGGTGACCTGCTGGTGCTGGTGGGGTTCGGGGCCGGGCTGACCTGGGGTGCCGCCGCCGTGCGCTGGAGCCGGATACCCACCGCGCCTCCCGGCCGCGGGCGCATCTACTACTACCGTGCCCTCTACCGGTTGGCCGAGATCCGCTCTCTCTGGCGGCGGCTGTGGCGTCGGCTCCGATCCCTGGCATTGAGCTGGATGAACGGCTACTACCGCGGCGGTGGCGGAGTCTGA
- a CDS encoding ABC transporter ATP-binding protein, whose product MNDTILDTRDLEIGYRHKGRRTAVASGISVSLRAGDLVCLIGPNGVGKSTLIRTIAGMQPPLAGRVTLGGVELHRLRAAELARQLSVVLTDRVNVGVLSAYALVALGRHPYTDWSGRLTARDEEVVRWAIEKVGAAPLAHRSVGELSDGERQKVMIARALAQEPRLLVLDEPTAYLDLPRRVEVMHLLKGLARSGERAILLSTHDLDLALRTADRIWLMSPDGLLAEGAPEDLVLTGAFERAFRSEGVEFDPATGSFAIGAPAAGEVALEGDGLVATWTRRALEREGFRVSDNGHSAEARVEVRSEGPELIWLTRVGAQCQEHRSVHDVLACLKARQALDREE is encoded by the coding sequence ATGAACGATACCATTCTGGACACTCGAGACCTCGAGATCGGGTACAGGCACAAGGGGCGCCGGACTGCCGTGGCCAGCGGTATCTCCGTATCGCTACGCGCCGGAGACCTGGTGTGTCTCATTGGCCCCAACGGTGTAGGCAAGTCCACCCTCATCCGAACCATCGCCGGCATGCAGCCTCCGCTTGCCGGCCGGGTCACCCTGGGCGGTGTCGAGCTGCACCGCTTAAGGGCAGCGGAGCTGGCGCGCCAACTGAGCGTCGTGCTCACCGATCGGGTCAACGTGGGCGTCCTCTCGGCCTACGCGCTGGTCGCCCTGGGACGCCACCCCTACACCGACTGGTCCGGCAGACTCACCGCTCGAGATGAGGAGGTGGTCCGCTGGGCCATCGAGAAAGTGGGCGCTGCGCCCCTGGCCCATCGCAGCGTGGGCGAGTTGAGCGACGGAGAGAGACAGAAGGTCATGATCGCCCGAGCCCTGGCTCAAGAGCCGCGCCTGCTGGTCCTGGACGAACCGACCGCGTACCTGGACTTGCCCCGGCGGGTAGAGGTAATGCACCTGCTGAAGGGCCTGGCCCGCTCGGGCGAGCGGGCTATCCTCCTGTCCACCCACGACCTCGACCTGGCTCTGCGCACTGCGGATCGCATCTGGCTCATGTCGCCCGACGGGCTCCTGGCCGAGGGTGCGCCGGAGGACCTGGTGCTCACCGGGGCATTCGAGAGGGCCTTCCGCAGCGAAGGAGTGGAGTTCGACCCCGCCACCGGCTCCTTCGCCATCGGCGCCCCGGCGGCAGGCGAGGTTGCCCTCGAGGGCGATGGTCTGGTGGCGACCTGGACCCGGAGGGCTCTGGAGCGCGAAGGCTTTCGGGTGAGCGACAACGGCCACTCAGCCGAGGCGAGAGTAGAGGTCCGGTCGGAGGGCCCGGAGCTCATCTGGCTCACCAGGGTCGGCGCCCAGTGCCAGGAGCATCGCTCGGTACACGACGTGCTCGCCTGCCTCAAAGCGAGGCAAGCGCTCGACCGAGAGGAGTGA
- a CDS encoding ABC transporter permease subunit — protein sequence MLRSVFLKNVRDQGRSLLWWLVGVVAYVLFIMLFYPTLQQNAELLNQYLEVLPEAFRAAFIGEIEDITSPAGFLTSYLFALIMPIFILVYAIIAGSGAIAGEEERGTLDLLLANPVSRSRVLLEKAANLALGVVVLSLATWAAIVLGAVPVGMSIGYLAVASICVSLALLGIAFGVLALAAGAAWGRRGTAGGVAAAVALFSYLMNSFAPAVDVLKPYRALSLLYYYSGADPLVNGLDPVHVAVLVGFSAACLLAGLFAFRGRDLAV from the coding sequence ATGTTGCGTAGCGTGTTCCTCAAGAACGTGCGCGATCAGGGCCGTAGCCTTCTGTGGTGGCTGGTAGGCGTGGTGGCTTACGTCCTCTTCATCATGCTATTCTACCCCACGCTGCAGCAGAACGCCGAGCTGCTCAACCAGTATCTGGAGGTCTTGCCCGAGGCCTTTCGGGCGGCCTTCATCGGGGAGATCGAAGACATAACCTCGCCTGCCGGCTTCCTCACCTCGTACCTTTTCGCCCTCATCATGCCTATCTTCATCCTGGTGTACGCCATCATCGCCGGCAGCGGGGCCATAGCGGGCGAAGAGGAGCGGGGCACTCTCGACCTTTTGCTGGCCAACCCGGTCAGCCGCAGCCGGGTGCTCCTGGAGAAGGCAGCCAACCTGGCTCTGGGGGTAGTGGTTCTCTCCCTGGCGACCTGGGCCGCGATAGTGCTGGGCGCTGTGCCCGTGGGCATGAGCATCGGCTACCTCGCCGTCGCCTCGATCTGCGTCAGTTTGGCGCTGCTGGGGATCGCCTTCGGTGTCCTGGCCCTGGCAGCCGGCGCCGCCTGGGGCAGGCGAGGCACGGCCGGCGGAGTGGCCGCTGCAGTGGCGCTGTTCTCCTACCTCATGAACTCCTTCGCCCCCGCCGTGGACGTCCTGAAACCGTATCGGGCGCTGTCGTTGCTCTACTACTACAGCGGAGCCGACCCCCTGGTGAACGGCCTGGATCCGGTCCACGTGGCTGTGCTGGTAGGGTTCAGCGCCGCGTGTCTGCTGGCGGGCCTGTTCGCCTTTCGAGGCCGGGACCTGGCCGTGTGA
- a CDS encoding iron ABC transporter permease codes for MTPASRVDGARSSSGPSPTLAQPVPGGTDWRRAAGAGPHVTAGSEGSALAVRAWPRLGLSRLAFLALAALLLIAFLLSLALGSVSIPIPDVITVLAGGEPARASWTNIVLRFRLPKAITAVLAGAALAVSGLQMQTIFRNPLAGPFVLGINSGASLGVALVVLAAGTASASVLLPGIGLAGNVALIAASSAGSALVMAVVLVVARRVNAITLLILGLMIGYATSSAVSVLLYFSVAERVQAYIAWTFGSFGGVTWSQMVILAPAILLALAVAQLSAKALNALLLGEDYARSMGLDVRRARYVIIGSTAVLAGAVTAFCGPIAFLGVAVPHLCRSLLSTSDHRALVPACTLMGASLALMADLVAHLPGTQATLPLNAVTPLIGGPIVVWVILNRQNLRNTFAA; via the coding sequence ATGACACCGGCATCGCGAGTTGACGGTGCACGCAGTAGTTCGGGCCCCAGCCCGACGCTGGCTCAGCCTGTGCCGGGCGGAACCGATTGGCGCCGGGCGGCCGGGGCAGGACCGCACGTGACGGCCGGCTCGGAGGGTTCCGCGTTGGCAGTCAGAGCCTGGCCCCGGCTGGGGCTGAGCCGGCTGGCCTTCCTGGCCCTGGCCGCGCTGCTGCTCATCGCCTTCCTCCTTAGCCTGGCCCTGGGCTCGGTCAGCATACCCATCCCCGACGTGATCACCGTGCTCGCTGGCGGCGAGCCGGCCCGGGCTTCGTGGACCAACATCGTGCTGCGCTTCCGCCTGCCCAAGGCCATCACCGCAGTGCTGGCCGGCGCCGCCCTGGCGGTGAGCGGCCTGCAGATGCAGACCATCTTCCGCAACCCCCTGGCCGGCCCTTTCGTCCTGGGGATCAACTCGGGCGCCAGCCTGGGCGTGGCTCTGGTCGTCCTGGCCGCGGGGACCGCCAGCGCTTCGGTGCTGCTCCCCGGGATCGGCCTCGCCGGGAACGTGGCTCTGATAGCCGCCTCCAGCGCTGGGTCGGCCCTGGTGATGGCGGTGGTGCTGGTAGTAGCCAGGCGGGTGAATGCCATCACTCTGCTCATCCTCGGGCTTATGATCGGCTACGCTACCAGCTCCGCGGTGAGCGTCCTGCTCTACTTCAGCGTGGCCGAGAGGGTCCAGGCCTACATAGCCTGGACCTTCGGCAGCTTCGGCGGGGTCACCTGGAGCCAGATGGTCATCCTGGCTCCCGCGATTCTTCTGGCCCTGGCGGTGGCGCAGCTTTCGGCCAAAGCCCTCAACGCCCTGCTCTTAGGGGAGGACTACGCCCGCAGTATGGGGCTGGACGTGCGGCGGGCCCGCTACGTTATCATAGGTAGCACAGCCGTCCTCGCCGGGGCGGTGACTGCCTTCTGCGGCCCCATCGCCTTCCTGGGCGTGGCCGTGCCCCACCTGTGCCGCAGCCTCCTCTCTACCTCCGATCACCGTGCCCTGGTGCCGGCCTGCACCCTGATGGGCGCCTCTCTGGCTCTGATGGCCGACCTGGTGGCCCACCTGCCCGGCACCCAGGCTACCCTGCCGCTCAACGCCGTGACCCCGCTGATCGGCGGCCCGATCGTCGTCTGGGTCATACTCAATCGCCAGAACCTTAGGAACACGTTTGCCGCATGA
- a CDS encoding methyltransferase domain-containing protein, producing the protein MAPDDVTPGGRRYSRWVRAYLWATERLYHEFAWAYDAVSALVSLGRWNSWRNLALEHVRGPRVLELGFGTGALLVEMARRGLMPVGLERSAQMQRAAARRLRRAGLQVARVRADAAAMPFADGLFDSAVSTFPSGYVLQPTVLAEVARVLQPPSEGRPDRPRLVIGGLLVEVKSPLLARLPWLAAPGSADRLLQRLDERARAAGFVCRVVRHRAGGATVPVFLLEKMDGS; encoded by the coding sequence GTGGCCCCAGATGATGTGACTCCCGGTGGGAGGCGCTATTCCCGGTGGGTGAGAGCCTACTTGTGGGCCACCGAGAGGCTGTACCACGAGTTCGCTTGGGCCTACGACGCGGTGAGCGCGCTGGTTAGCCTGGGGCGCTGGAATAGCTGGCGCAACCTGGCTCTGGAGCACGTGCGGGGACCACGAGTGCTGGAGCTGGGGTTCGGGACCGGGGCACTGCTGGTGGAGATGGCCCGTCGGGGACTGATGCCTGTGGGGCTGGAACGGTCGGCCCAGATGCAACGCGCGGCCGCCCGACGCCTGCGCCGCGCCGGCCTTCAGGTGGCCCGGGTGCGCGCCGACGCCGCTGCCATGCCCTTCGCCGATGGCCTCTTCGATTCGGCCGTTTCCACCTTCCCCAGCGGCTACGTCCTGCAGCCGACCGTCCTGGCCGAGGTCGCTCGCGTCCTCCAGCCTCCGTCGGAGGGCCGGCCCGACCGGCCCCGCCTGGTGATAGGCGGCCTGTTGGTGGAGGTGAAGTCACCTCTTCTAGCCCGTCTCCCCTGGCTCGCCGCCCCCGGCTCGGCCGATAGGCTCCTCCAGCGCCTGGACGAGCGGGCCCGAGCGGCCGGCTTCGTCTGTCGCGTCGTCAGGCATCGGGCGGGCGGCGCCACGGTGCCCGTATTCCTGCTGGAGAAGATGGATGGTTCCTGA
- a CDS encoding ABC transporter ATP-binding protein has translation MSQAVIRTDSLTKYYGKNRGVLELSFEVRPGEVFGFLGPNGAGKTTTIRVLMDFIRPTEGVAQVFGLDSQRDSVEIRRRVGYLPGELALYDNLTAGELLRHFAHLRGGVEWGYVRELAARLDLGLRQRISSLSQGNKRKVGLVQALMHRPELLLLDEPTNGLDPLVQQEFYRLVSEVKAEGRTIFLSSHNLPEVERVCDRVGVIRLGRLVAVEEIEALKRRAFRQLEIHFAQPVPAQAFEDVQGVRDVRVDDGVLQCSVVGSLDGLVKKAAQFEVVNIVSHEPSLEQIFLAYYGGGMDDVA, from the coding sequence ATGAGCCAGGCAGTGATAAGAACCGACAGCCTCACCAAGTACTACGGCAAGAACCGAGGAGTGCTCGAGCTCAGCTTCGAGGTGCGTCCGGGTGAGGTCTTCGGCTTCCTGGGTCCTAACGGAGCCGGCAAGACCACCACCATCCGCGTCCTGATGGACTTCATCCGCCCCACCGAGGGTGTGGCTCAGGTGTTCGGGCTGGACTCGCAGCGGGACAGCGTGGAGATCAGGCGGCGCGTGGGCTATCTACCCGGCGAGCTGGCTCTCTACGACAACCTGACCGCCGGGGAGCTCCTGCGGCACTTCGCCCATCTGCGGGGCGGGGTGGAGTGGGGTTATGTCCGAGAGCTGGCTGCCCGTCTGGACCTGGGGCTCAGGCAGCGCATATCCTCCCTTTCTCAGGGGAACAAGCGCAAGGTGGGGCTGGTCCAGGCCCTGATGCACCGGCCGGAGCTGCTCCTGCTGGACGAGCCCACCAATGGGCTGGACCCGCTGGTGCAGCAGGAGTTCTACCGCCTGGTGAGCGAGGTAAAGGCGGAGGGCAGGACCATCTTCTTGTCCTCCCACAACCTGCCCGAGGTCGAGCGCGTGTGCGACCGGGTGGGCGTCATCCGACTGGGGCGCTTGGTGGCGGTGGAGGAGATAGAGGCCCTCAAGCGGCGTGCCTTCCGCCAGTTGGAGATCCATTTCGCCCAGCCCGTGCCGGCCCAAGCGTTTGAGGACGTGCAGGGGGTGCGGGACGTCCGGGTGGACGATGGGGTGCTGCAGTGCTCGGTGGTGGGCAGCCTGGATGGGCTGGTGAAGAAGGCGGCCCAGTTCGAGGTGGTCAACATCGTCAGCCACGAGCCCAGCCTGGAGCAGATCTTCCTGGCCTACTACGGTGGAGGCATGGACGATGTTGCGTAG
- a CDS encoding GntR family transcriptional regulator: MSARRDDAYLALKREIMSGAWPPGTQLHPASLAERLGMSRTPVRDALNALQQEGLVEILPRRGYFVSRITVRDVEEVFDLRLILEAATAKRAATRIAPDEIERLACLSRRYVAGDVESYKAYLEENREFHLAVAAATGNRLLEEALARVLDHMQRFLILRLDLSQDADDMLAEHHLLLDAFRARDPERAAEAMRLAIEHARDAVLESIFRHGKDWTV; encoded by the coding sequence ATGAGCGCACGCAGGGACGACGCCTATCTGGCTCTCAAGCGAGAGATCATGTCTGGGGCCTGGCCGCCCGGGACGCAGCTTCACCCTGCCAGCCTGGCGGAGCGCCTGGGCATGAGCCGCACCCCGGTGAGGGACGCCCTCAACGCCCTGCAGCAGGAAGGCCTGGTGGAGATCCTCCCCCGCCGGGGTTACTTCGTCAGTCGCATCACCGTGCGCGACGTGGAAGAGGTGTTCGACCTGCGGCTGATCCTGGAAGCCGCCACCGCGAAGCGGGCGGCGACCAGGATCGCCCCGGATGAGATCGAGCGGTTGGCCTGCCTCTCCCGGCGCTACGTTGCCGGAGACGTGGAGAGCTACAAGGCCTACCTAGAGGAGAACCGTGAGTTCCACCTGGCGGTGGCGGCGGCCACCGGCAACCGGCTGCTGGAAGAGGCCCTGGCCCGGGTGCTGGACCACATGCAGCGCTTCCTCATCCTTCGCCTCGACCTGAGCCAGGACGCAGACGACATGCTGGCCGAGCATCACCTCCTGCTGGATGCCTTCCGCGCCCGGGACCCGGAGCGTGCCGCCGAGGCCATGCGCCTGGCCATCGAACACGCTCGCGACGCAGTGCTGGAGTCCATCTTCCGCCACGGAAAGGACTGGACGGTTTGA